One stretch of Balneolaceae bacterium DNA includes these proteins:
- a CDS encoding long-chain fatty acid--CoA ligase, translating to MGYEPTTLTDLIAGGIENNVAGVLVATKRNGEWVETSPEEFRRKVRHLALGLHELGVGQGDRVSLHAENSAEWLICDQAILALGAANVPIYTTQPGDQIKYILENAEAKVHIVSNDELFADTKPLMKSIGTVEAVISIQESSHQKLLTFESVLERGKRRDREEPELYDEMIARIKPDDLATLIYTSGTTGDPKGVMLSHNNIASNLQASMERIPFEANPKPHERMLSYLPLSHVFERLISYMYLYMGYPVYYIEDVNEIRDDLAHVQPKFVATVPRLLEKIHTGVKVKGQEFSGIKKQLYYWALNRAENYDPENPPSGLDGLKHKLADKLVYSQIREMFGENMLGFISGGAALSPSIFSFINALGLYCGQGYGLTESSPVISVTDVDHMRIGSSGTPLSNVEVKIADDGEILARGPNIMQGYFRNPERTEETVTDDGWLMTGDVGKLEDGYLYITDRKKSVFKLSTGKFIAPQTVENKLVNSGFIDQSVVIGYQRKFCSALIVPNYENVARRLGQRGHELQQPRSKDPKVRELIQQEVDKVNRELSPWETVKKFVLLEEPLTIEDGELTPTLKVKRPVINERYATEIDSIYKDEQEEE from the coding sequence ATGGGATATGAACCGACGACTCTTACTGATCTGATTGCCGGAGGCATCGAAAACAATGTGGCCGGCGTGCTGGTAGCCACCAAGCGAAACGGGGAGTGGGTGGAGACCTCCCCGGAGGAATTTCGGCGCAAGGTGCGCCACCTGGCCCTGGGGCTCCACGAGCTGGGCGTGGGGCAGGGTGACCGTGTCAGCCTGCATGCGGAGAACTCGGCCGAATGGCTCATATGTGACCAGGCCATCCTCGCCCTGGGAGCTGCCAACGTACCTATCTACACCACACAGCCGGGCGACCAGATCAAGTACATCCTGGAAAATGCCGAGGCCAAGGTGCATATCGTCTCCAACGACGAGCTCTTTGCGGATACCAAGCCCCTCATGAAGAGTATAGGGACGGTGGAGGCGGTCATCTCCATCCAGGAATCCTCCCACCAGAAACTGCTCACCTTCGAGTCGGTGCTCGAGCGAGGGAAGCGGCGCGACCGCGAAGAGCCGGAACTCTATGACGAGATGATTGCCCGCATCAAGCCCGACGACCTGGCCACCCTCATCTACACCTCGGGCACGACGGGCGACCCCAAAGGCGTGATGCTCTCCCACAACAACATCGCCTCCAACCTGCAGGCTTCCATGGAGCGCATCCCCTTCGAGGCCAACCCCAAACCCCATGAGCGCATGCTCTCCTACCTGCCGCTCTCCCACGTCTTCGAGCGGCTTATCTCCTATATGTACCTCTACATGGGCTACCCGGTTTATTACATTGAGGATGTGAACGAGATTCGCGACGACCTGGCCCACGTACAGCCCAAGTTTGTGGCCACCGTGCCGCGGCTGCTGGAGAAGATCCACACCGGCGTCAAGGTGAAGGGACAGGAGTTCAGCGGGATCAAGAAGCAGCTCTACTACTGGGCGCTGAACCGCGCGGAGAACTACGATCCCGAAAATCCGCCCAGCGGACTGGACGGACTCAAGCATAAGCTGGCCGACAAGCTGGTCTACTCTCAGATCCGCGAGATGTTCGGCGAGAACATGCTGGGCTTCATCAGCGGGGGCGCCGCCCTCTCGCCCAGTATCTTCAGCTTTATCAATGCGCTGGGACTTTATTGCGGGCAGGGCTATGGACTGACGGAGTCGTCGCCGGTGATTTCGGTGACCGACGTGGACCACATGCGCATCGGAAGCTCCGGCACGCCCCTCTCCAACGTGGAGGTGAAGATCGCCGACGACGGGGAGATCCTGGCGCGCGGACCCAATATCATGCAGGGTTATTTCCGCAATCCTGAACGCACCGAGGAGACGGTCACCGACGACGGCTGGCTGATGACCGGCGACGTGGGCAAGCTGGAGGACGGATACCTCTATATCACCGACCGCAAGAAGTCGGTTTTCAAGCTCTCCACCGGCAAGTTCATCGCCCCGCAGACCGTGGAGAACAAGCTGGTGAACAGCGGCTTTATCGATCAGTCGGTGGTCATCGGCTATCAGCGTAAGTTCTGCTCGGCCCTTATCGTACCGAATTACGAGAACGTGGCGCGGCGCCTCGGGCAAAGGGGACACGAGCTGCAGCAGCCGCGCTCGAAGGACCCCAAGGTGCGCGAACTCATTCAGCAGGAGGTGGACAAGGTGAACCGCGAGCTCAGTCCCTGGGAAACCGTCAAGAAATTCGTACTGCTGGAGGAGCCGCTCACCATCGAGGACGGGGAGCTTACGCCCACCCTCAAGGTGAAGCGGCCCGTCATCAACGAACGTTATGCCACCGAGATCGATTCCATATACAAAGACGAGCAAGAGGAGGAATAA
- the paaB gene encoding 1,2-phenylacetyl-CoA epoxidase subunit PaaB encodes MSEDNGTSPEDTQWPLWEVFTQPGNGKPHEHAGSLHAPDAEMALQNARDVYARRNEGVNIWVVPSEQITASSPEDEGPFFDPANDKPYRHPQFYNVPRAVKKRS; translated from the coding sequence ATGAGCGAAGACAACGGAACCTCCCCCGAAGACACCCAATGGCCCCTCTGGGAAGTATTTACCCAGCCCGGCAACGGCAAGCCGCACGAGCATGCCGGGAGCCTGCACGCCCCTGACGCCGAAATGGCCCTGCAGAATGCGCGGGACGTCTACGCGCGGCGCAACGAGGGCGTCAACATCTGGGTGGTACCCTCCGAGCAGATTACCGCCTCAAGCCCGGAGGACGAGGGCCCCTTCTTCGACCCGGCCAACGACAAGCCCTACCGCCACCCGCAGTTCTACAACGTACCCCGAGCCGTAAAGAAACGATCATGA
- a CDS encoding class I adenylate-forming enzyme family protein: protein MELHELKEKIAHARSLDEELSPLPFDDIPGLLQARRDSGDPYLVYIDEEDNRTELSYADFCGLVFDTARFLQGRGLEKGDRIATVSHNHWHTVVHYFAAWLLGLVVVPVNLGEDNDRIAYILRNGKVELAFIRIDYRDRLAAILQNYDGLKHIETVICEDTVENFTRSEGEGAELRPAGELGESEALIVFTSGTTGAPKGVVLSQRNLLEDARSIAGWHGIDEGARMMCVLPIHHVNGTVVTMITPFYAGGSTVLNQRFRVSRFFPIAEEEGVHVASMVPTLLQYLNSWYEEHERPECPDFRHVICGAGPLTVKVARTFEERLDLPIIHGYGLSETTCYSCFVPAGLPEEEHARWMRDYGYPSIGVPVPANEMAIHDEEGNALGEEERGEIVIRGVNVMMGYYNNREANEETFRHGWFRSGDEGFYVRDDQGRPYFFITGRLKELIIRGGVNLAPLEIDEVINRVPGVDSGIAVGFENEWYGEEVGAYVKREEDSDITEEEVIAFCRERLPFAKTPKAVVFGEQIPVTSTGKYQRRKVTHHFEAWKEVQFREE from the coding sequence ATGGAGCTGCATGAGCTGAAGGAGAAAATCGCCCACGCCCGCAGCCTGGACGAGGAGCTGTCCCCGCTGCCTTTCGACGACATCCCCGGTCTGCTGCAGGCCCGGCGCGACTCCGGCGATCCCTACCTGGTCTATATCGACGAGGAGGACAACCGCACCGAACTCAGCTACGCCGATTTCTGCGGGCTGGTCTTTGACACCGCCCGCTTCCTGCAGGGGAGGGGACTGGAAAAGGGCGACCGCATCGCCACGGTCTCCCACAATCACTGGCATACTGTGGTACATTATTTCGCCGCATGGCTTTTGGGCCTGGTGGTGGTGCCGGTGAATCTGGGTGAAGACAACGATCGCATCGCCTACATCCTGCGCAACGGCAAGGTGGAGCTGGCCTTCATCCGCATCGACTACCGCGACCGGCTCGCGGCCATTCTGCAAAACTACGATGGACTCAAGCACATCGAGACGGTAATCTGCGAGGACACCGTGGAGAACTTCACGCGGTCCGAAGGGGAGGGTGCGGAGCTGCGGCCGGCCGGCGAGCTCGGCGAGTCGGAGGCCCTCATCGTCTTTACCTCCGGCACCACGGGAGCGCCCAAGGGCGTGGTGCTCAGCCAGCGCAACCTGCTGGAGGACGCCCGCTCCATCGCCGGCTGGCACGGCATCGACGAAGGGGCGCGTATGATGTGCGTGCTGCCCATCCATCATGTGAACGGCACGGTGGTGACCATGATCACCCCTTTCTACGCGGGCGGCTCCACCGTGCTCAACCAGCGCTTCCGTGTGAGCCGGTTTTTCCCCATCGCAGAAGAGGAGGGGGTGCACGTTGCCAGCATGGTGCCTACCCTGCTGCAGTATCTCAACAGCTGGTATGAGGAACACGAACGCCCCGAATGTCCCGATTTCCGCCACGTCATCTGCGGAGCGGGTCCCCTCACCGTCAAGGTGGCCCGCACCTTCGAGGAGAGGCTGGACCTGCCCATCATCCACGGCTACGGCCTCTCGGAGACCACCTGCTATTCCTGTTTCGTGCCGGCCGGGCTGCCGGAGGAGGAGCACGCGCGCTGGATGCGCGACTACGGCTACCCCAGCATCGGGGTGCCCGTACCGGCCAACGAAATGGCCATCCACGACGAGGAGGGCAACGCCCTGGGCGAGGAGGAGCGCGGGGAGATTGTGATCCGCGGGGTGAATGTCATGATGGGCTACTACAACAACCGCGAAGCCAACGAGGAGACCTTCCGGCACGGCTGGTTCCGCAGCGGGGACGAGGGCTTCTATGTCCGCGACGATCAGGGCCGCCCCTATTTTTTCATCACGGGCCGCCTGAAGGAGCTTATCATCCGGGGCGGGGTGAACCTGGCGCCCCTGGAGATCGACGAGGTGATCAACCGCGTGCCCGGGGTGGATTCGGGTATTGCCGTGGGCTTCGAGAACGAGTGGTACGGGGAGGAGGTGGGCGCCTACGTGAAGAGGGAGGAGGATTCCGATATCACCGAAGAGGAGGTCATCGCCTTCTGCCGGGAGCGGCTGCCTTTTGCCAAGACCCCCAAGGCGGTGGTATTCGGCGAGCAGATCCCGGTCACCTCCACCGGAAAGTACCAGCGGCGCAAGGTCACCCACCATTTTGAGGCGTGGAAAGAGGTGCAGTTCCGGGAAGAATAG
- the paaD gene encoding 1,2-phenylacetyl-CoA epoxidase subunit PaaD, translated as MSATTATYSREQIWDFLREVHDPEIPVLNIVEMGIARGVEIKDGHVTIRITPTYSGCPAMVAIEQEVQKKLAGEGLDDFEVVKDFKETWTTDWMTEEAQRKLKEYGIAPPGKTSPDDDFLESLKNSKVVPCPYCDSLETELQSEFGSTACKAQYYCRDCDEPFEHFKCI; from the coding sequence ATGAGCGCTACGACCGCCACATACTCCAGAGAGCAGATATGGGACTTCCTGCGGGAGGTTCACGATCCCGAGATCCCCGTGCTCAACATTGTGGAGATGGGCATCGCCCGGGGCGTTGAGATCAAGGACGGCCACGTCACGATCCGCATCACCCCCACCTACTCCGGCTGCCCCGCCATGGTGGCCATCGAGCAGGAAGTGCAGAAGAAACTTGCCGGAGAAGGCCTGGATGATTTCGAGGTGGTCAAGGATTTCAAGGAGACCTGGACCACCGACTGGATGACCGAGGAGGCTCAGCGCAAGCTCAAGGAGTACGGCATCGCCCCGCCGGGCAAGACATCCCCTGACGACGATTTCCTGGAGAGCCTCAAAAACTCCAAGGTGGTACCCTGCCCCTACTGCGACTCCCTGGAGACGGAGCTGCAGAGCGAATTCGGCTCCACGGCCTGCAAGGCGCAGTATTACTGCCGCGACTGCGATGAACCCTTTGAGCACTTCAAGTGCATCTGA
- a CDS encoding NYN domain-containing protein: protein MQVAAVFLSREKMKSKIAVLIDGGFFVHRFKVLNKGAPPGIKDMHPFLEDLMRRIHEANSHTSSTLFRTFYYDCRPYGHTVTDPSGKKINYSNTPLFKAVTQFHNDLRVFPRLALRLGDLSFDGWKLSPFGTDKPPAPDFKQKSVDMKIGLDIAWMSSNRTIDQIVLVTGDSDFISPMKFARREGILVYLYTMGEKRIKLQLKEHCDILL from the coding sequence ATGCAGGTTGCGGCGGTTTTTTTATCAAGAGAGAAAATGAAGAGTAAGATTGCCGTCCTAATAGATGGTGGTTTTTTCGTTCACCGCTTTAAAGTATTGAACAAAGGAGCTCCTCCTGGCATCAAAGATATGCATCCATTCCTGGAGGATTTGATGCGGAGAATCCATGAAGCCAACAGCCACACCTCAAGCACTCTATTTCGAACATTCTATTATGACTGCAGGCCATATGGACATACGGTAACCGATCCTTCCGGAAAGAAGATAAACTATTCGAATACGCCCCTATTTAAAGCCGTCACTCAATTTCACAATGATCTCAGAGTCTTTCCCAGGTTAGCTTTAAGACTGGGTGACCTATCTTTTGACGGTTGGAAATTATCCCCCTTCGGAACCGACAAACCTCCTGCACCTGATTTCAAACAGAAATCGGTGGATATGAAAATTGGATTGGATATTGCTTGGATGTCCAGCAATAGAACAATAGATCAGATAGTTCTGGTGACCGGTGACAGCGATTTCATATCACCCATGAAATTCGCTCGCAGGGAAGGAATACTCGTCTATTTATACACCATGGGTGAAAAGAGAATCAAACTGCAACTGAAGGAACATTGCGATATTCTGTTATGA
- a CDS encoding hotdog fold thioesterase: MDIYIDEEVREQVKLLLARTGDTMGEAIGIRFTSFAKDEVRAVMPVDGRTVQPFGLLHGGASVALAETLASVGAWLQVDPETQSAVGVEINANHLRPARSGQQVEGTARPLHIGRQTQVWEIKIRDGEDRLVCVARCTLAVVKRREE, encoded by the coding sequence ATGGATATTTATATCGATGAAGAAGTTCGCGAGCAGGTGAAGCTGCTGCTGGCGCGTACCGGCGACACCATGGGGGAGGCCATCGGCATCCGGTTCACCTCCTTCGCCAAAGACGAAGTCCGCGCCGTCATGCCCGTGGACGGGCGCACCGTTCAACCCTTCGGCCTGCTGCACGGCGGTGCCTCCGTAGCACTGGCGGAAACTCTCGCCTCCGTAGGCGCCTGGCTGCAGGTTGACCCGGAGACCCAGTCGGCCGTGGGCGTGGAGATCAACGCCAACCACCTTCGTCCGGCCCGCAGTGGGCAGCAGGTGGAGGGCACGGCCCGTCCCCTGCATATTGGACGCCAGACCCAGGTCTGGGAAATCAAGATCCGTGACGGGGAGGACCGGCTGGTCTGCGTCGCGCGCTGCACCCTGGCGGTGGTAAAACGGCGCGAGGAATAA
- a CDS encoding homogentisate 1,2-dioxygenase, giving the protein MIYHQLGDIPHKRHTQFRRPDGELYQEHLFGAEGFHGSSSLMYHHNPPTRVSKVEKGREVGINKWEEEMFRHHHLRTADVEEGGDPVMGRKVLLFNNDIQIGVVRPTEPMDYFYKNGEHDELLFIHEGEGHVQTMFGRLEFGWGDYIFIPRGTIYQVHFETETNRMLTVDSTGPIEIPDRYLSDLGQFMENSPFCERDIRRPEGPVFINEEGDFEVRIKKQGRYTSYWYEHHPFDVVGWDGYLYPWIFNIRDFEPITGRVHQPPPVHQTFKGTNYVVCSFCPRKFDYHPKSIPAPYAHSNVDSDEVLYYVEGDFMSRKGVEEASITHHPGGIPHGPHPGKYEGSIGKEATDEYAVMIDTFKPLYLTDEAKKLDDDSYPYSWQEE; this is encoded by the coding sequence ATGATTTACCATCAGCTCGGCGACATCCCGCACAAGCGCCACACGCAATTCCGACGCCCCGACGGCGAACTCTACCAGGAGCACCTCTTCGGCGCGGAGGGCTTCCACGGCTCCTCCTCGCTGATGTACCACCACAACCCGCCCACCCGCGTGAGCAAGGTGGAGAAGGGCAGGGAGGTCGGGATCAATAAGTGGGAGGAGGAGATGTTTCGCCACCACCACCTGCGCACCGCCGACGTGGAAGAGGGGGGCGACCCCGTCATGGGACGCAAGGTGCTGCTCTTCAACAACGACATCCAGATCGGCGTGGTGCGTCCCACCGAGCCCATGGACTACTTCTACAAGAACGGAGAGCACGACGAGCTGCTCTTCATCCACGAGGGCGAGGGCCACGTGCAGACCATGTTCGGCCGGCTGGAGTTCGGCTGGGGCGACTATATCTTTATTCCGCGGGGCACCATCTACCAGGTGCACTTCGAGACCGAGACAAACCGCATGCTGACGGTGGACTCCACCGGTCCCATCGAGATTCCCGACCGCTACCTGTCGGACCTGGGTCAGTTCATGGAGAACAGTCCCTTCTGCGAGCGTGATATCCGCCGGCCCGAGGGACCCGTGTTCATTAACGAGGAGGGGGACTTCGAGGTGCGCATCAAAAAGCAGGGGCGCTATACCTCCTACTGGTACGAGCACCACCCCTTCGACGTGGTGGGCTGGGACGGCTACCTCTACCCGTGGATCTTCAATATCCGGGACTTTGAGCCCATTACGGGACGCGTCCACCAGCCCCCGCCCGTGCACCAGACTTTCAAGGGCACCAACTATGTGGTCTGCTCCTTCTGCCCGCGCAAGTTCGACTACCATCCCAAAAGTATTCCGGCTCCCTACGCCCACTCGAATGTGGACTCCGACGAGGTGCTCTACTACGTGGAGGGCGATTTCATGAGCCGCAAGGGCGTGGAGGAGGCCAGCATCACCCACCACCCGGGCGGCATTCCCCACGGGCCGCACCCGGGCAAGTACGAGGGCAGCATCGGCAAGGAGGCCACCGACGAGTACGCTGTGATGATCGACACCTTCAAGCCGCTCTATCTTACCGACGAGGCCAAAAAGCTGGACGACGACAGCTATCCCTACAGCTGGCAGGAGGAGTAG
- a CDS encoding protein-L-isoaspartate(D-aspartate) O-methyltransferase — protein MKNILAPILAALLLLMAGQAAPVCAQQAAADSTVIDTAVAGQDTVRWTKPRFSARSDERLQLVRTGIEGEGISDPTVLEAMRQVPRHLFMAEGQRPLAYRNTALPIEEGQTISQPYIVAYMTQLLELQASDKVLEIGTGSGYQAAVLSEITPFVYSIEIVEELGRQARERFDRLGYTTIETRIGDGYAGWEEHAPFDKIIITAAAPEIPQPLLEQLSPGGILVMPMGREGGIQMLIKVSKSEEGEIHEKSVIPVRFVPMTGKVRGDGNG, from the coding sequence ATGAAGAACATCCTTGCCCCCATACTGGCCGCCCTCCTGCTGCTCATGGCCGGGCAGGCCGCGCCCGTATGTGCACAGCAAGCCGCGGCCGACTCCACCGTTATCGATACAGCGGTGGCCGGACAGGACACGGTGAGGTGGACCAAACCGCGCTTTTCAGCGCGCAGCGACGAGCGCCTGCAGCTGGTGCGCACCGGCATCGAAGGAGAGGGCATTAGCGATCCCACGGTGCTGGAGGCCATGCGCCAGGTGCCGCGGCATCTTTTCATGGCCGAGGGACAGCGTCCCCTGGCCTACCGCAACACCGCCCTGCCCATCGAAGAAGGCCAGACCATCTCCCAGCCCTACATTGTGGCGTATATGACCCAGCTTCTGGAGCTGCAGGCATCCGACAAGGTGCTGGAAATCGGCACCGGAAGCGGCTACCAGGCCGCGGTGCTCTCGGAGATTACGCCCTTTGTCTACAGCATTGAAATTGTGGAAGAGCTGGGGAGGCAGGCGCGCGAGCGCTTCGACCGGCTGGGCTATACCACCATCGAGACGCGCATCGGCGACGGCTACGCCGGCTGGGAGGAGCACGCGCCCTTCGACAAGATCATCATCACCGCCGCGGCGCCCGAGATCCCGCAACCCCTGCTGGAGCAATTGAGCCCGGGCGGCATCCTGGTGATGCCTATGGGCAGGGAGGGCGGCATACAGATGCTGATCAAGGTGTCCAAGTCCGAAGAGGGTGAAATACACGAGAAAAGCGTCATCCCCGTACGCTTCGTGCCCATGACCGGAAAGGTGCGCGGCGACGGCAACGGATAA
- the paaC gene encoding 1,2-phenylacetyl-CoA epoxidase subunit PaaC, giving the protein MSTAETLTREEALFTYLLRLADDRLILGHRLSEWCGHGPILEEDIALANIALDCIGHASHLYEYAAELEGEGRGKDDIVYFRNDVDYVNLKMVELPRGDFGFTMARQFLFSAWSYLLYDGLREAEDEQFAGMADKHFKEIKYHLRHSREWVLRLGDGTEESHRRVQEAFDELWTYTGELFAGDEVEELLAGENLAVEPAALKERWEEIVSGVLEEATLEHPDPDQYMAEGGRRGRHTEHLGPLLAEMQHLRRSYPDADWE; this is encoded by the coding sequence ATGAGCACTGCCGAAACCCTGACGCGGGAAGAAGCCCTCTTCACCTACCTGCTGCGGCTGGCGGACGACCGGCTGATCCTGGGCCACCGGTTATCGGAGTGGTGCGGGCACGGTCCCATCCTGGAGGAGGACATCGCCCTGGCCAATATTGCCCTGGACTGCATCGGACACGCCTCCCACCTGTACGAGTACGCCGCGGAGCTGGAGGGCGAGGGGCGTGGCAAAGACGACATCGTCTATTTCCGCAACGACGTGGACTACGTTAACCTCAAGATGGTGGAGCTGCCTCGGGGAGATTTCGGATTCACCATGGCGCGGCAGTTTCTGTTCAGCGCCTGGAGCTACCTGCTCTATGACGGGCTGCGGGAGGCGGAGGACGAGCAGTTCGCCGGGATGGCCGACAAACATTTCAAGGAGATTAAATACCACCTGCGGCACAGCCGCGAATGGGTGCTGCGGCTGGGTGACGGCACCGAAGAGAGCCACCGCCGCGTGCAGGAGGCCTTCGACGAGCTGTGGACCTACACGGGCGAGCTTTTTGCCGGGGACGAGGTAGAGGAGCTGCTGGCCGGGGAGAACCTGGCAGTAGAACCCGCGGCGCTGAAGGAGCGCTGGGAGGAAATCGTTTCAGGCGTGCTGGAGGAGGCCACCCTGGAACATCCCGACCCCGATCAGTACATGGCCGAAGGGGGACGCCGGGGACGTCACACCGAACACCTGGGACCCCTGCTGGCCGAAATGCAGCACCTGCGCCGCTCCTATCCCGACGCCGACTGGGAGTAG
- the paaA gene encoding 1,2-phenylacetyl-CoA epoxidase subunit PaaA: MDQDKLNEAFQERIDNGEKIEPKDAMPDRYRQQLIRMMSQHAHSEIVGMLPEGNWITRAPSLKRKLVLLSKVQDEAGHGLYLYSATETLGISRDEMVDQLLTGKAKYSSIFNYPTLSWADIAVIGWLVDGAAIINQTMLARSSYGPYSRAMIRICKEESFHKKQGYEMVATMAGGTPEQQEMIQDAVNRWWWPTLMMFGPHDDDSPNSAELIKWGVKSKTNDELRQSFVDRSVAEARAVEIEIPDPDLEYNEETGHWEFGEIDWEEFWNVVRGNGPMNRERMKSRRQANENGRWVREAADEYARKQRLRKEKAS, from the coding sequence ATGGACCAAGACAAGCTCAACGAGGCGTTCCAGGAGCGCATCGACAACGGCGAAAAAATCGAACCCAAGGATGCCATGCCGGACCGCTACCGGCAGCAGCTGATCCGGATGATGTCGCAGCACGCGCACTCGGAAATTGTAGGCATGCTGCCCGAGGGCAACTGGATTACCCGCGCCCCCTCCCTCAAGCGCAAGCTGGTGCTGCTCTCCAAGGTGCAGGACGAGGCGGGCCACGGACTCTACCTTTACAGCGCCACCGAAACGCTGGGCATCAGCCGTGATGAGATGGTGGACCAGCTGCTCACCGGCAAGGCCAAGTATTCCAGCATTTTCAACTACCCCACCCTCTCCTGGGCTGACATCGCCGTGATCGGCTGGCTGGTGGACGGCGCCGCCATCATCAACCAGACCATGCTGGCCCGCAGCTCCTACGGACCCTACTCGCGCGCCATGATCCGCATCTGCAAGGAGGAAAGTTTTCACAAGAAGCAGGGCTACGAGATGGTGGCTACCATGGCCGGCGGCACGCCCGAACAGCAGGAGATGATCCAGGATGCGGTGAACCGCTGGTGGTGGCCCACGCTGATGATGTTCGGTCCCCACGACGACGACTCCCCCAACAGCGCGGAACTGATCAAATGGGGCGTGAAGTCCAAAACCAACGACGAACTGCGCCAGAGTTTTGTGGACCGGAGCGTCGCGGAGGCCCGCGCCGTGGAAATTGAAATACCCGATCCCGACCTGGAATACAACGAGGAGACCGGCCACTGGGAGTTCGGCGAGATTGACTGGGAGGAGTTCTGGAATGTGGTCCGCGGCAACGGCCCCATGAACCGCGAGCGAATGAAGTCGCGCCGCCAGGCCAACGAAAACGGCCGCTGGGTGCGCGAGGCCGCCGATGAATACGCCCGAAAACAGCGCCTGCGCAAGGAGAAAGCATCATGA
- the hppD gene encoding 4-hydroxyphenylpyruvate dioxygenase: protein MKKDANETATLDRPVEEEFDDHLGLQDVDYVEMWVGNAKQSAHFFQSVFGFQLSGYSGLETGVRDRVSYYLEQGNIRLVLTGALRSDSPIASHVARHGDGVRDIAMHVEDVDRAYRESVKRGAESVQEPHDMEDEHGTLRRAAIGTYGDTIHSLISRRDYDGVFMPGFKAKEPLYDVDPCGVQFVDHCVGNVQLGKMNEWVDFYRDVMGFTQYIHFDDKDISTEYSALMSKVMAGGRGMIKFPINEPAEGKKKSQIEEYLDFYEGPGVQHIALLTGDIIETVSVLKERGLEFLSIPTTYYEALEERVGSIEEPVDKLAELGILVDRDDEGYLLQIFTKPIVDRPTLFFEIIQRKGARGFGKGNFKALFEAIEREQESRGNL, encoded by the coding sequence ATGAAAAAAGACGCCAACGAGACCGCCACCCTTGACCGCCCGGTGGAAGAGGAATTTGACGACCACCTGGGGCTGCAGGACGTAGATTACGTGGAGATGTGGGTAGGCAACGCCAAGCAGTCCGCCCATTTCTTCCAGTCGGTCTTCGGTTTCCAGCTCAGCGGGTACAGCGGACTGGAAACGGGGGTGCGGGACCGCGTCTCTTACTACCTCGAGCAGGGCAACATCCGCCTGGTGCTCACAGGGGCGCTCCGCTCCGATTCTCCCATCGCCTCCCACGTGGCGCGCCACGGCGACGGGGTACGCGACATCGCCATGCACGTGGAGGACGTGGACCGCGCCTACCGCGAGTCGGTGAAACGCGGGGCCGAAAGCGTGCAGGAGCCCCACGACATGGAGGACGAACACGGCACCCTCCGACGGGCCGCCATCGGCACCTACGGCGACACCATTCACTCCCTCATCAGCCGGCGGGATTACGACGGCGTCTTCATGCCCGGCTTCAAGGCCAAAGAGCCCCTGTATGACGTAGATCCCTGCGGGGTGCAGTTCGTCGACCACTGCGTGGGCAACGTGCAGCTGGGCAAGATGAACGAATGGGTGGACTTCTACCGCGACGTGATGGGCTTCACCCAGTATATACACTTCGACGACAAGGACATCTCCACGGAGTACTCCGCTCTCATGTCGAAGGTGATGGCAGGAGGACGGGGCATGATCAAGTTTCCCATCAATGAACCCGCCGAGGGCAAGAAAAAATCGCAGATCGAGGAGTACCTCGATTTCTACGAGGGACCCGGCGTGCAGCATATCGCCCTGCTGACCGGCGACATTATCGAGACGGTCTCCGTTCTGAAGGAGCGGGGTCTTGAGTTTCTCTCCATTCCCACCACCTACTACGAGGCTTTGGAGGAACGCGTCGGCAGCATCGAGGAGCCGGTGGACAAACTGGCCGAGCTGGGCATTCTGGTAGACCGCGACGACGAGGGCTACCTGCTGCAGATCTTCACCAAGCCCATCGTCGACCGCCCCACCCTCTTTTTCGAGATTATCCAGCGCAAGGGTGCCCGCGGCTTCGGCAAGGGCAACTTCAAGGCGCTCTTCGAGGCCATCGAGCGTGAGCAGGAATCGCGCGGAAACCTATAA